The Streptomyces sp. NBC_00454 DNA segment CGCAGGTACCTGTGGTGCGTGGCGTAGCCACGATCGAAGATCGCGTGCTGCATGGGGCGTGTGTAGACGAACTCCTCGGGGGCGCAGATGACGTTGGAGTTCCAGAACACCACGTCGAACTGTTCACCGGGCGCCAGGGCGTCGTACAGATCGCTGTGCAGCACGTTCATCCGGTCGGTCACACCGTGGCGGGCGGCGTTGAGCTCGGTGTTGCGCACCGCCTCGGGGTTGATGTCCACCGCGGTGACCCGCGAGCACCCCGCCAGCGCCGCCATCACCGCGGTCACGCCGGCTCCGCAGCCCACTTCCAGAAAGCTTCCCCCTACGGGGAACGGCAGCCATTGGGTGAACAGTTGGGTGGAGTCGGTGTGGATCGGAGCGAACACCTGGGGAATGAGATCCCACCGCAGCCCCTGCATCTCGAATTGCTGCGGCTTCCTTCCTCCGTCGTGCCGCTCCACCAGTTGCAGGCCGACATCGAAGAGGGAGTCATCACCCGGCGCAGCAGCGGGGGCGAGGAGTGAGGGGACATGCCGACTTGCCATGACAGTTCCTTGTTCGGGGTGAGGGCCTGTTCAGTGGTCGCGGCGGGTGGCCATGTCGGCCAGATGCCTCAGGGATGCGCCCGCGGCAGCCGGGAAAGGAAAGCCGTCGAGAGCAGCCAGGGCACGCATCCGGCGTTGGTCGATCATGTCTTCGACGGCGTCGCGTGCTCCCGTGGCGACGAGAATGTCGCGGATGTCCTGGGCACCGGTACGGTCGAGACCGGGGTTCCCGATCAGGGCGCGCAGAGCGCCGGCCTGGACCGAGTCGGCACGTTGCCTGGCAATGGCCAGCAACACGGTGTGCTTGCCGTCACGCAGATCGTCGAGATCGGATTTGCCGGTGGTTCCCGGTTCGCCGAAGACCCCGAGCAGGTCATCGCGGAGCTGGAAGGCTTCACCGAGCGGAACGCCGTAGGCGCTGCACGCGGCCAGCATGCCCTGATCGGCGCCTGCCAGGTGCGCACCGGCCAGCAAGGGGTACTCCACGGTGTAACGGGCGGTCTTGGCACGGCAGATGGCCAGTGCCTCCTCGACTGCGATGGCGGAGCTTCCCGTCGCGAGAATGTCGAGGTACTGGCCGGTCATGGCTTGCATGCGCATGGCGTCCAGCAGGGCCCTGAGCGTTCCTGCCCGAGGGGTGGCCAGCTCGGCGACCTGGAGCAGGTCGTAGGACCAACACAGCGCGAGATCACCCAGCAGGATCGCCACGTTCACGCCGAAACGGTCAGGCGAGGCATGCCGGGCATGGCTTCCGGCGAGGCTGCGGTGCACCGTCGGCCGGCCTCGCCGGACGTCGCTGCCGTCCATGACGTCGTCATGGATCAAAACGCCGGCGTGGAACAGCTCCAATGCGGCGCCCAGATGAGTCACGGCGATGGTGCTTCCGTGCCCACCCGCGGCTTGCCAGCCGTAGTAACACAGCAGCGGGCGCAGCCGCTTGCCACCGGACAGGAACCCTTCCAGCAGTTCCACGAACATCGCGATTTCAGGACCGCCCGATGTCTGCTCCTTGTCGGCGAGGAACCGTGCAAGCAACCCATCAACCGCCGAACAGTCCCACGGCGCAGGTGCATCCGCTCGTACGCTGCCGTGGGATGTTAAAAGGGACATGCAAATCCTCCAGGTGGGCAAACCGAAGAGATGGGTGTGCGGTACGAGGCCTGTCATCGTGAAAGCCGGAACTACTGTTCGCTTGCCGGTCACATCGCGGCTGAGGGGACCGATCAGGCTTCGCTGTGTCGAAAACCATGACCGCAAACGATGCCGCGAAGCCGGCTGCTGATCACGCGCACACATTCGCACCGTATCAGTCCGGACACGAAGCGTGACAATCAGTCATTCGGACGGATGATCGGCGGGAGCCGACGAGGGCTGGCTCCCGCCGATCCCCCCACAGGCGCCATGCACTGCCCGAGATGTCGACTGCTGCGCACCAGTCGCGGGAGCTCCACGCCGTCCGCGAGGATGTCGCCGGCCTCGCAGTGCCGGCCGACGGTGGTGGTCCTACGTGGGCCGGCCGTTCCTCGCCTTCACCGGCATCGCCTCCATCCTCGTCTCGGCCCCGCCGGCCATTGGCGCTGAGGGAATGCTCCGAACCGTCAGGTGACTGAAGCCCGCTCGTGGAGGCGTAGGTGCGGGCCCCTGCGCGGCATGCTGCCGAGTACGTGCCTGAGGGTCTTGTCGCCGTCTCCCGGCCGCATCGCAGATCCCGTATCGAGGGCCGTCGCATGCGACCGGCAACGTTTTCAGTCCTGCCGTCGCCTCGGCCTGGTCCAGGCGGTCCTCGGCCGCCAGCAGTTCCCCGGCCGCGGCCATGCGCACTCGGACGGGCCCGTTGCGGCGGACGCGAGGAGCAGGCTGTCAGGAGAGCTGAGTGGGAAGAGAGGAGTTTAGAGCCAGTCCCGCCGCTTGAAAATCACGTACAAACTTACGCAGACCACTGCCATCAGCAGGATCGCGAAGGGGTAGCCGCCTGCCCACTTCAGCTCAGGCATGTCCTCGAAGTTCATACCGTAGATGGTTCCCACCAACGTGGGTGCGAAGAGGATGGCGGCCCATGAGGAGATCTTCTTGATTTCCTCGTTCTGTTCGAAGCCGGCCTCGGCCAGGGCTCGCATTTCGGCGTTCTGTTGTTGGGAGACCAGGGTGGCGTTGACCGTCAGGATTTCGGTGAGGGCCTGGCGGAAGCCGTCTACGCGTTCGCTGGTGTGA contains these protein-coding regions:
- a CDS encoding methyltransferase; translation: MASRHVPSLLAPAAAPGDDSLFDVGLQLVERHDGGRKPQQFEMQGLRWDLIPQVFAPIHTDSTQLFTQWLPFPVGGSFLEVGCGAGVTAVMAALAGCSRVTAVDINPEAVRNTELNAARHGVTDRMNVLHSDLYDALAPGEQFDVVFWNSNVICAPEEFVYTRPMQHAIFDRGYATHHRYLREGLARLTDSGRLFLGFNSLGDPGRLNSLAARCGVRLTERERTTRRAGDVPVTFQLLEAVGVRDERRSA
- a CDS encoding polyprenyl synthetase family protein, producing MSLLTSHGSVRADAPAPWDCSAVDGLLARFLADKEQTSGGPEIAMFVELLEGFLSGGKRLRPLLCYYGWQAAGGHGSTIAVTHLGAALELFHAGVLIHDDVMDGSDVRRGRPTVHRSLAGSHARHASPDRFGVNVAILLGDLALCWSYDLLQVAELATPRAGTLRALLDAMRMQAMTGQYLDILATGSSAIAVEEALAICRAKTARYTVEYPLLAGAHLAGADQGMLAACSAYGVPLGEAFQLRDDLLGVFGEPGTTGKSDLDDLRDGKHTVLLAIARQRADSVQAGALRALIGNPGLDRTGAQDIRDILVATGARDAVEDMIDQRRMRALAALDGFPFPAAAGASLRHLADMATRRDH